One window of Drosophila busckii strain San Diego stock center, stock number 13000-0081.31 chromosome 3L, ASM1175060v1, whole genome shotgun sequence genomic DNA carries:
- the LOC108599605 gene encoding cyclin-dependent kinase 14 isoform X4, translating to MKYHSHVVMRPKKPPRPKSEVFLNKQDPHPRRKRFSAFGGDSPFGKQEAYVKLEPLGEGSYATVYKGFSKLTYQRVALKEIRLQEEEGAPFTAIREASLLKELKHSNIVTLHDIVHTRETLTFVFEYVNTDLSQYMEKHPGGLDHRNVRLFLFQLLRGLSYCHKRRVLHRDVKPQNLLISDCGELKLADFGLARAKSVPSHTYSHEVVTLWYRPPDVLLGSTEYSTSLDMWGVGCIFVEMVTGMPTFPGIRDTYDQLDKIFKLLGTPTEDTWPGVTHFPGYKPHKLGFYRPRKLGHNFPRLYDIIEGETIANAFLQLNPEQRIGADEALQHPYFAQLPKKLYELPDETSIFTVEGVQLYTEPNRQNK from the exons ATGAAATACCATTCGCATGTTGTTATGCGACCCAAGAAGCCGCCCAGACCCAAATCCGAAGTATTTCTCAATAAACAGGATCCACATCCGCGACGCAAACGTTTCAGTGCGTTTGGC GGCGACTCACCATTTGGCAAGCAGGAGGCGTATGTGAAACTGGAACCGCTGGGCGAAGGCTCCTATGCGACAGTCTACAAAGGATTTAGCAA ATTAACCTACCAGCGAGTTGCACTGAAGGAGATACGACTGCAGGAGGAGGAGGGCGCACCGTTTACGGCCATACGCGAGGCCTCGCTGCTCAAAGAACTGAAACACAGCAACATTGTGACGTTGCACGATATTGTGCACACACGCGAAACACTcacatttgtatttgaatatGTG AATACCGATTTATCACAATATATGGAAAAGCATCCGGGCGGACTGGACCATCGCAATGTGCGTCTGTTCCTCTTCCAGCTACTGCGCGGCCTCTCCTACTGCCACAAGCGTCGCGTGCTGCATCGCGATGTGAAGCCACAGAATCTGCTCATCAGCGATTGTGGTGAACTGAAGCTTGCCGATTTTGGTTTGGCTCGCGCCAAAAGCGTGCCCAGTCACACCTATTCACATGAGGTGGTGACGTTATGGTACCGTCCACCAG ATGTCCTGCTGGGCAGCACTGAGTATTCAACATCGTTGGATATGTGGGGCGTCGGCTGCATATTTGTGGAAATGGTCACTGGCATGCCAACATTTCCCGGCATACGTGATACCTACGATCAGCTGGATAAGATATTCAAATTGCTTGGCACGCCCACCGAGGACACGTGGCCAGGCGTTACACATTTTCCCGGCTACAAACCACACAAGCTTG GTTTCTATCGACCACGCAAACTGGGTCACAATTTTCCACGGCTGTACGACATTATTGAGGGTGAAACGATAGCGAACGCCTTTCTGCAATTGAATCCCGAGCAGCGCATTGGCGCCGATGAGGCACTGCAGCATCCCTACTTTGCGCAATTGCCAAAGAAACTCTACGAATTGCCAGACG aaACCTCAATATTTACCGTGGAAGGTGTGCAGCTGTATACGGAACCAAATCGACagaataaatga
- the LOC108599604 gene encoding angiopoietin-related protein 7 isoform X2 produces the protein MNTTLLSLCCFICCLCLHAQAAGVDFTPISPAATELRARHFASLRNNNNGPAPTSVAPAASAAAVTVRNEIKELITNLHDRVGILATLDEDQRHRLEVIDKKIDKLLDSNEGRMESLKAQQLNFQQRLDSFEHIQRMSRRTLDELKGESDRMTGPRAARELKHKQKNQAKLKDLSRQRREAQQVAPHVADNMASIFSTQGRADNSNATELDVNKKLDALATFLVSLAYNVRETQENVGRLVQNTNNIKRRLANRKSARLPQTAGAPADERASSCLQSYLAVNGILKLQLTPESESFYVPCEDDGWTVIMNRSSDDTSFERSWLEYKEGFGNLAGDFFIGLDKLHALTSSSLHELRIWLEDFEGNRAVAGYDAFAISGERELYALNLLGKHQQQLQPPAGDSFSYHAGAKFSTFDSDNDNCLACSCAQRFKAAGWFNSCGTSNLFGKYHSENHARAGEAGIFWETFQGNEYSLRRVKMLIRPVAQDEARR, from the exons ATGAATACAACGCTGCTGAGTCTTTGCTGCTTCATCTGCTGCCTGTGCCTGCATGCCCAAGCGGCTGGCGTGGACTTCACGCCCATCAGCCCGGCAGCCACCGAGTTGCGCGCCAGACACTTTGCCAGCCTCCGA aacaacaacaatggcccAGCACCCACTTCagttgctccagctgcttcagctgctgcggtTACAGTTCGAAACGAGATCAAGGAGCTAATCACCAATTTACACGATCGCGTTGGCATCTTGGCGACCTTGGATGAGGACCAGCGACATCGTCTAGAAGTCATCGATAAGAA AATCGATAAACTGCTGGACAGCAACGAGGGTCGCATGGAATCGCTAAAGGCGCAGCAGCTGAACTTCCAGCAGCGCTTGGACAGCTTCGAGCATATCCAGCGCATGTCGCGGCGCACGCTGGACGAGCTGAAAGGTGAAAGCGATAGAATGACGGGTCCACGTGCGGCACGTGAGCTCAAGCACAAGCAAAAGAATCAAGCCAAATTGAAGG ATTTATCTAGACAGCGACGCGAGGCGCAGCAGGTGGCGCCACATGTGGCAGACAATATGGCCAGCATCTTTAGCACGCAGGGCAGAGCAGACAATTCGAATGCCACTGAGCTGgatgtaaacaaaaaactggATGCATTGGCCACCTTTCTGGTCTCACTTGCCTACAATGTGCGTGAGACGCAGGAGAATGTGGGCCGACTAGTGCAGAACACCAA CAACATCAAGCGGCGCTTGGCCAATCGCAAGTCCGCACGCTTGCCTCAAACTGCAGGCGCTCCAGCTGATGagcgcgccagcagctgcctgcAGTCCTATCTCGCAGTCAATGGCATtttgaagctgcagctaacaCCCGAATCCGAATCCTTCTATGTGCCCTGCGAGGACGACGGCTGGACTGTCATTATGAATCGCAGCTCGGACGACACAAGCTTCGAGCGCAGCTGGCTTGAGTACAAGGAAGGCTTTGGCAATCTTGCTGGTGACTTTTTCATTGGTCTGGACAAGCTGCATGCTTTGACTTCCAGCTCGCTGCATGAGCTGCGCATTTGGCTTGAGGACTTTGAGGGCAATCGCGCAGTTGCTGGTTACGACGCTTTTGCCATCAGCGGCGAGCGCGaactttatgctttaaatttgctgggcaagcatcagcagcagctgcagccaccaGCTGGTGACTCATTCTCGTATCATGCCGGCGCCAAGTTTAGCACTTTCGATAGCGATAACGATAACTGCTTGGCCTGCAGCTGCGCGCAGCGTTTCAAGGCCGCCGGCTGGTTCAACTCGTGCGGCACCAGCAATCTCTTTGGCAAATATCACAGCGAGAATCACGCGCGCGCCGGCGAGGCTGGCATCTTCTGGGAGACCTTCCAGGGCAACGAGTATTCGCTGCGGCGCGTCAAAATGCTCATACGCCCAGTGGCACAAGATGAGGCGAGACGCTGA
- the LOC108599604 gene encoding angiopoietin-related protein 7 isoform X1 gives MNTTLLSLCCFICCLCLHAQAAGVDFTPISPAATELRARHFASLRQNNNNGPAPTSVAPAASAAAVTVRNEIKELITNLHDRVGILATLDEDQRHRLEVIDKKIDKLLDSNEGRMESLKAQQLNFQQRLDSFEHIQRMSRRTLDELKGESDRMTGPRAARELKHKQKNQAKLKDLSRQRREAQQVAPHVADNMASIFSTQGRADNSNATELDVNKKLDALATFLVSLAYNVRETQENVGRLVQNTNNIKRRLANRKSARLPQTAGAPADERASSCLQSYLAVNGILKLQLTPESESFYVPCEDDGWTVIMNRSSDDTSFERSWLEYKEGFGNLAGDFFIGLDKLHALTSSSLHELRIWLEDFEGNRAVAGYDAFAISGERELYALNLLGKHQQQLQPPAGDSFSYHAGAKFSTFDSDNDNCLACSCAQRFKAAGWFNSCGTSNLFGKYHSENHARAGEAGIFWETFQGNEYSLRRVKMLIRPVAQDEARR, from the exons ATGAATACAACGCTGCTGAGTCTTTGCTGCTTCATCTGCTGCCTGTGCCTGCATGCCCAAGCGGCTGGCGTGGACTTCACGCCCATCAGCCCGGCAGCCACCGAGTTGCGCGCCAGACACTTTGCCAGCCTCCGA cagaacaacaacaatggcccAGCACCCACTTCagttgctccagctgcttcagctgctgcggtTACAGTTCGAAACGAGATCAAGGAGCTAATCACCAATTTACACGATCGCGTTGGCATCTTGGCGACCTTGGATGAGGACCAGCGACATCGTCTAGAAGTCATCGATAAGAA AATCGATAAACTGCTGGACAGCAACGAGGGTCGCATGGAATCGCTAAAGGCGCAGCAGCTGAACTTCCAGCAGCGCTTGGACAGCTTCGAGCATATCCAGCGCATGTCGCGGCGCACGCTGGACGAGCTGAAAGGTGAAAGCGATAGAATGACGGGTCCACGTGCGGCACGTGAGCTCAAGCACAAGCAAAAGAATCAAGCCAAATTGAAGG ATTTATCTAGACAGCGACGCGAGGCGCAGCAGGTGGCGCCACATGTGGCAGACAATATGGCCAGCATCTTTAGCACGCAGGGCAGAGCAGACAATTCGAATGCCACTGAGCTGgatgtaaacaaaaaactggATGCATTGGCCACCTTTCTGGTCTCACTTGCCTACAATGTGCGTGAGACGCAGGAGAATGTGGGCCGACTAGTGCAGAACACCAA CAACATCAAGCGGCGCTTGGCCAATCGCAAGTCCGCACGCTTGCCTCAAACTGCAGGCGCTCCAGCTGATGagcgcgccagcagctgcctgcAGTCCTATCTCGCAGTCAATGGCATtttgaagctgcagctaacaCCCGAATCCGAATCCTTCTATGTGCCCTGCGAGGACGACGGCTGGACTGTCATTATGAATCGCAGCTCGGACGACACAAGCTTCGAGCGCAGCTGGCTTGAGTACAAGGAAGGCTTTGGCAATCTTGCTGGTGACTTTTTCATTGGTCTGGACAAGCTGCATGCTTTGACTTCCAGCTCGCTGCATGAGCTGCGCATTTGGCTTGAGGACTTTGAGGGCAATCGCGCAGTTGCTGGTTACGACGCTTTTGCCATCAGCGGCGAGCGCGaactttatgctttaaatttgctgggcaagcatcagcagcagctgcagccaccaGCTGGTGACTCATTCTCGTATCATGCCGGCGCCAAGTTTAGCACTTTCGATAGCGATAACGATAACTGCTTGGCCTGCAGCTGCGCGCAGCGTTTCAAGGCCGCCGGCTGGTTCAACTCGTGCGGCACCAGCAATCTCTTTGGCAAATATCACAGCGAGAATCACGCGCGCGCCGGCGAGGCTGGCATCTTCTGGGAGACCTTCCAGGGCAACGAGTATTCGCTGCGGCGCGTCAAAATGCTCATACGCCCAGTGGCACAAGATGAGGCGAGACGCTGA
- the LOC108599606 gene encoding lipase member H-B isoform X1: MAKTFYCWLPFFCQLWGIQTLSLQSLANQSRIYIYEQTAQEQSLEQVQQLQAEVQSLKLIVHGFLGSRTHSSIMPLRNAYEAQGYEHILVADWSPAANLDYASSRRAIWKVSQVLAKQLQQFLGKHNVPLHAVHVIGHSLGAHIAGCIGRYFNGSLARVTGLDPALPLFTPRADDSLQSTAAQLVDVIHTDYPFFGDHTPRGTVDFYPNFGRTPQPGCEEVDLLSASKLLLEAYSCSHNRAVLFYAESIGLPKNFPAIPCRWQQLRAGNNCWAHLQEANLNSSRLQQAISSMDVSQVVYMGEQLTRSATSYYYLQTNAAPPFGQGVHAKFS, encoded by the exons ATGGCCAAAACGTTCTATTGCTGGCTGCCCTTCTTCTGTCAGCTGTGGGGCATACAAACGCTGAGTCTGCAGTCGCTGGCCAATCAAAGTCGCATCTATATCTATGAGCAGACAGCGCAGGAGCAGAGCCtggagcaagtgcagcaactgcaggcCGAGGTGCAGTCACTCAAGTTGATTGTGCATGGATTTCTGGGCTCACGCACTCACAGCTCGATTATGCCGCTGCGCAATG CCTATGAAGCTCAGGGCTATGAGCACATACTCGTTGCGGATTGGTCGCCTGCTGCTAATTTGGATTACGCCAGCTCACGTCGCGCTATATGGAAAGTTTCGCAGGtgctggccaagcagctgcagcagtttctGGGCAAGCACAACGTGCCGCTGCATGCAGTGCATGTTATTGGCCACAGTCTGGGTGCGCACATTGCCGGCTGCATTGGACGCTACTTCAATGGCAGCTTGGCGCGCGTTACGGGTCTCGATCCCGCTTTGCCGCTGTTTACACCACGCGCCGACGACAGTTTGCAGTCGACGGCAGCGCAGCTGGTCGATGTTATACATACGGATTATCCCTTCTTTGGCGATCACACGCCACGCGGCACTGTGGACTTTTATCCCAACTTTGGGCGCACACCACAGCCAGGCTGCGAGGAGGTGGATCTGCTTTCAGCCAGTAAGCTATTGTTAGAGGCTT aCAGTTGCAGTCACAATCGCGCTGTGCTCTTCTATGCCGAGTCCATAGGACTGCCCAAGAACTTTCCAGCTATACCATGTCGCTGGCAACAGTTAAGAGCAGGCAACAATTGTTGGGCGCATTTGCAGGAAGCCAATTTGAATAGTTCACGACTGCAGCAAGCAATCAGCAGCATGGATGTTAGCCAAGTTGTTTATATGGGCGAGCAGCTAACACGCAG CGCCACCTCTTACTActatttgcaaacaaatgcagcgcCACCTTTCGGTCAAGGCGTGCATGCCAAGTTCAGCTAA
- the LOC108599606 gene encoding lipase member H-A isoform X2, with the protein MAKTFYCWLPFFCQLWGIQTLSLQSLANQSRIYIYEQTAQEQSLEQVQQLQAEVQSLKLIVHGFLGSRTHSSIMPLRNAYEAQGYEHILVADWSPAANLDYASSRRAIWKVSQVLAKQLQQFLGKHNVPLHAVHVIGHSLGAHIAGCIGRYFNGSLARVTGLDPALPLFTPRADDSLQSTAAQLVDVIHTDYPFFGDHTPRGTVDFYPNFGRTPQPGCEEVDLLSANSCSHNRAVLFYAESIGLPKNFPAIPCRWQQLRAGNNCWAHLQEANLNSSRLQQAISSMDVSQVVYMGEQLTRSATSYYYLQTNAAPPFGQGVHAKFS; encoded by the exons ATGGCCAAAACGTTCTATTGCTGGCTGCCCTTCTTCTGTCAGCTGTGGGGCATACAAACGCTGAGTCTGCAGTCGCTGGCCAATCAAAGTCGCATCTATATCTATGAGCAGACAGCGCAGGAGCAGAGCCtggagcaagtgcagcaactgcaggcCGAGGTGCAGTCACTCAAGTTGATTGTGCATGGATTTCTGGGCTCACGCACTCACAGCTCGATTATGCCGCTGCGCAATG CCTATGAAGCTCAGGGCTATGAGCACATACTCGTTGCGGATTGGTCGCCTGCTGCTAATTTGGATTACGCCAGCTCACGTCGCGCTATATGGAAAGTTTCGCAGGtgctggccaagcagctgcagcagtttctGGGCAAGCACAACGTGCCGCTGCATGCAGTGCATGTTATTGGCCACAGTCTGGGTGCGCACATTGCCGGCTGCATTGGACGCTACTTCAATGGCAGCTTGGCGCGCGTTACGGGTCTCGATCCCGCTTTGCCGCTGTTTACACCACGCGCCGACGACAGTTTGCAGTCGACGGCAGCGCAGCTGGTCGATGTTATACATACGGATTATCCCTTCTTTGGCGATCACACGCCACGCGGCACTGTGGACTTTTATCCCAACTTTGGGCGCACACCACAGCCAGGCTGCGAGGAGGTGGATCTGCTTTCAGCCA aCAGTTGCAGTCACAATCGCGCTGTGCTCTTCTATGCCGAGTCCATAGGACTGCCCAAGAACTTTCCAGCTATACCATGTCGCTGGCAACAGTTAAGAGCAGGCAACAATTGTTGGGCGCATTTGCAGGAAGCCAATTTGAATAGTTCACGACTGCAGCAAGCAATCAGCAGCATGGATGTTAGCCAAGTTGTTTATATGGGCGAGCAGCTAACACGCAG CGCCACCTCTTACTActatttgcaaacaaatgcagcgcCACCTTTCGGTCAAGGCGTGCATGCCAAGTTCAGCTAA
- the LOC108599604 gene encoding angiopoietin-related protein 7 isoform X3 has product MNTTLLSLCCFICCLCLHAQAAGVDFTPISPAATELRARHFASLRQNNNNGPAPTSVAPAASAAAVTVRNEIKELITNLHDRVGILATLDEDQRHRLEVIDKKIDKLLDSNEGRMESLKAQQLNFQQRLDSFEHIQRMSRRTLDELKDLSRQRREAQQVAPHVADNMASIFSTQGRADNSNATELDVNKKLDALATFLVSLAYNVRETQENVGRLVQNTNNIKRRLANRKSARLPQTAGAPADERASSCLQSYLAVNGILKLQLTPESESFYVPCEDDGWTVIMNRSSDDTSFERSWLEYKEGFGNLAGDFFIGLDKLHALTSSSLHELRIWLEDFEGNRAVAGYDAFAISGERELYALNLLGKHQQQLQPPAGDSFSYHAGAKFSTFDSDNDNCLACSCAQRFKAAGWFNSCGTSNLFGKYHSENHARAGEAGIFWETFQGNEYSLRRVKMLIRPVAQDEARR; this is encoded by the exons ATGAATACAACGCTGCTGAGTCTTTGCTGCTTCATCTGCTGCCTGTGCCTGCATGCCCAAGCGGCTGGCGTGGACTTCACGCCCATCAGCCCGGCAGCCACCGAGTTGCGCGCCAGACACTTTGCCAGCCTCCGA cagaacaacaacaatggcccAGCACCCACTTCagttgctccagctgcttcagctgctgcggtTACAGTTCGAAACGAGATCAAGGAGCTAATCACCAATTTACACGATCGCGTTGGCATCTTGGCGACCTTGGATGAGGACCAGCGACATCGTCTAGAAGTCATCGATAAGAA AATCGATAAACTGCTGGACAGCAACGAGGGTCGCATGGAATCGCTAAAGGCGCAGCAGCTGAACTTCCAGCAGCGCTTGGACAGCTTCGAGCATATCCAGCGCATGTCGCGGCGCACGCTGGACGAGCTGAAAG ATTTATCTAGACAGCGACGCGAGGCGCAGCAGGTGGCGCCACATGTGGCAGACAATATGGCCAGCATCTTTAGCACGCAGGGCAGAGCAGACAATTCGAATGCCACTGAGCTGgatgtaaacaaaaaactggATGCATTGGCCACCTTTCTGGTCTCACTTGCCTACAATGTGCGTGAGACGCAGGAGAATGTGGGCCGACTAGTGCAGAACACCAA CAACATCAAGCGGCGCTTGGCCAATCGCAAGTCCGCACGCTTGCCTCAAACTGCAGGCGCTCCAGCTGATGagcgcgccagcagctgcctgcAGTCCTATCTCGCAGTCAATGGCATtttgaagctgcagctaacaCCCGAATCCGAATCCTTCTATGTGCCCTGCGAGGACGACGGCTGGACTGTCATTATGAATCGCAGCTCGGACGACACAAGCTTCGAGCGCAGCTGGCTTGAGTACAAGGAAGGCTTTGGCAATCTTGCTGGTGACTTTTTCATTGGTCTGGACAAGCTGCATGCTTTGACTTCCAGCTCGCTGCATGAGCTGCGCATTTGGCTTGAGGACTTTGAGGGCAATCGCGCAGTTGCTGGTTACGACGCTTTTGCCATCAGCGGCGAGCGCGaactttatgctttaaatttgctgggcaagcatcagcagcagctgcagccaccaGCTGGTGACTCATTCTCGTATCATGCCGGCGCCAAGTTTAGCACTTTCGATAGCGATAACGATAACTGCTTGGCCTGCAGCTGCGCGCAGCGTTTCAAGGCCGCCGGCTGGTTCAACTCGTGCGGCACCAGCAATCTCTTTGGCAAATATCACAGCGAGAATCACGCGCGCGCCGGCGAGGCTGGCATCTTCTGGGAGACCTTCCAGGGCAACGAGTATTCGCTGCGGCGCGTCAAAATGCTCATACGCCCAGTGGCACAAGATGAGGCGAGACGCTGA